A stretch of Chionomys nivalis chromosome 2, mChiNiv1.1, whole genome shotgun sequence DNA encodes these proteins:
- the Zdbf2 gene encoding LOW QUALITY PROTEIN: DBF4-type zinc finger-containing protein 2 (The sequence of the model RefSeq protein was modified relative to this genomic sequence to represent the inferred CDS: deleted 1 base in 1 codon) yields the protein MIPDGSSELQEVMKNNGQHLFSAQHRDLTRQSRRRTTADDSLMERFMQDVLDHHPDNYQDNSSAPNEAAAAPPPAAAAAAAESPEVIVLDDSDEKEDDSAESSGEMLSEDSESVEEIECRPGTSQECAEVAVRPSVIQRLERGQQQSLELAHKAESGVKTVNAVGVAQATISGEESVRPPVICNAPASSLPRGSVERPVAANSVPRLALAVASDSFPACDTENLDTYFDPPDQGSSNSQSQPKAKDPKKKSLSINLDKLLAQRDLRAKGASFSPVVRVRELTGAELCSLRVESSSETGAGAAGNLSETDTPSDAAREGAIPKRREASRSNVVHPQEETSLVFNRPALLKQTCSVSSEVQLNRGSLQPVPGHPQAAVSDLSHLEEEEEEEEEEEVDLEYESYESGGSDMSFDCASSCQSPSPLSELSPIEINESEEAQADVQPSDETSTVSGATSDNGSSSRQGHTNRSQVITQNTQLIRLVDESYESSGSEVNFDGEDSLPSTSHGLPLLAAANLPTQMAVRLVDSYGSGSSERWEDSGSSADEIPAAVGQQPLNATHAHLVDENYGSSSFSSDSDAAPQMPAQERSPRDRDAQQQDERQPSSAGARPERDEPQREAEELSVPSQSASHGDMNCESHGPEMGFHADAQLEADQSPVNPEEIDVDLEDQSVHSGISNLSFDSHASYQSANDEPQGAWDEVNLDELNADMDAKSYAYSSSELTFDSDSPLLSAAEQSLLDVEGLNEDDFDPDGESCVSSSSDITFDSDIPDDSVADQLRVAVYEEEPVDLENKSYESCVSEITYDSDIPLHSGNDHPEVIIQEEESAPLEGKDDNPSGSEIGLDSNTKKINSPNEEQVHIQQKENEPTDSELSLNCDTLNSKPGRSEDPMTVRVSETGLDSCTPFQSVIRKGEVTVKNVCPQQETHAHLPSQSAESHSEISSASSASHPVAEPYVGKKAKRKTKHLEEVRSDDEYGDSPPAAWKGDHVDSKDESTEPRGTGGNLSATGCLDSAISQPQLAVNENHVEPEDKNSRPGDSEADADSAGHFHSLPQEDDVITKMSEWKEEAKVLEKKISELIYSKLIHDSTASFPSAMDQLELALKQINLDSNDQMSMENSSQDASSAANLDSDVSVQSVAAPPETAVLEPEHAELEGRNHGSRDSEVSCDPNDSVQPEADQHSDSHENRGQMEKDDLEGEEDEVQGFGVTSASSIPQSLAGQTEVEVVQEISCWEDCGDLEDNTVESSDSKMNFHSDEPLQSVRNTVQESAQEINLLRGHVSPHDSDCEPCISAIVPISNVIFCSVIQKPRHLPETSIDPCDGPDSSDLCQSVAGCLQKPVQEMNLKEDRIYLEDKSYKLVDLEPTYYPDDPVQCVTAPSVDSVSIREVDVQKENQNDVENEAFQPCCSEVACCSSSHLQSDVGPPPVFCREADPERNELGTAGPSEPEVLYDSDVSFQIVVNQPQTSDGEAESPQVVLLNVVPSDSDCDREVISDSNISLQLETNDTNTDSAGPATMGRSYCRFCRCDYEASQSVTNQSKESFRIINRNNDYIILGDPTCPSCGHELCFTADSSDQPSTSQCLVSDRARAAPEEQSPQPHCSSRRFSPEDTTRPVTCQPQAPAAGTSFWEVPRNVAIQDRSWAPNSFAARHAARAVSVIRPTSVKHIPLKIPDADPEPERRRADGPELDPDQPQPAKKSRDLKKVTFDMRVTKYEYLPYPWYPEEYAQAYAEEYAREYAQVYAEGYAREYAQVYAQGYAQGYAQEYAEGYAQRYAQAYAQEYAQRYAQAYAQEYAQAYAQAYAREYAREYAQGYAGGNAQEYAQEHAEGNAQGNAEGNAQENAEGNAQGNAEGNAQENAEGNAQGNAEGNAQEYAQEHAQGNAQEYAQEHAQGNAQEYAQGHAQEHAQGNAQEYAQGNAEENAQEYAQEHAEEHAEEHAEGDPNELVHEASPQVPPPFVEETQSQVSGDEAETHTQDFHGHLYGYYHGCPETERGSPSVHAAAASVHAAAASVHDAAASVHDAASVHAAASVYSEGDAGDAEDKPSCAPAEGRCVVSQDQVEGVRPGTQASPGKKRKMAGQEGELPRKKHFYHDSQKKEKAPSGSSESPAAPTAPVQPDSLVSIFSSLCMTEGQSLSQPKAKPGSNGASQAAPSRPPTTAVINAPQNPTGPAGDTAEKAGGDPGQSGASASASASRPSVPSSSIMAAPKKRTIQRFLEDQSASAEKPAVGAAETPKTDSQQTRLNRDSAKMFLKSIKKELLESKNQKKFWKKKMAATHLKMCLLKNAYKTLILRKKSKLASEKLAMWIQLKATDIRRKYGNRGPGVRRKHQSKTVLIRKQLRKKKMVARKIKEAKKAAEEARSRLSLSISPAVAEEPQSSAAAGPAELPASLPEAAGRKRYRKKYYRRKKLLPVREYDLRSSSSASSSDRMVTRLASKSRSSEAK from the coding sequence CTCTGCACCAAATgaggcagcagcagcaccaccaccagcagcagcagcagcagcagctgagtCACCGGAAGTGATTGTTTTGGATGATTCGGATGAAAAGGAGGACGACAGTGCAGAGAGCAGCGGAGAGATGCTCTCCGAGGATTCGGAGTCTGTTGAAGAGATAGAGTGTAGACCTGGCACTTCTCAGGAATGTGCAGAGGTTGCAGTCCGACCATCGGTTATTCAAAGGCTGGAGCGGGGACAGCAGCAGTCCTTGGAGTTGGCTCATAAGGCTGAGAGTGGGGTGAAAACAGTTAATGCGGTTGGTGTTGCTCAGGCTACAATTAGCGGAGAAGAGTCAGTGCGTCCCCCAGTGATTTGTAATGCTCCTGCCAGCTCTTTGCCTAGAGGCTCTGTCGAGAGACCAGTTGCGGCTAACAGTGTTCCTCGGTTAGCACTGGCAGTGGCTTCAGATTCCTTTCCAGCTTGTGACACAGAGAACCTTGACACATACTTTGACCCCCCAGATCAGGGCTCTAGCAATTCACAGTCTCAACCCAAAGCAAAAGAtccaaaaaagaaatctttaagtATTAATTTAGACAAATTGCTTGCACAGAGAGATCTCAGAGCTAAGGGTGCGTCTTTTTCCCCTGTTGTACGAGTGCGTGAGCTAACAGGTGCCGAGCTTTGTTCTCTGAGAGTTGAGTCGTCTTCTGAGACAGGGGCAGGCGCAGCAGGAAACCTCAGTGAGACTGACACACCCTCAGATGCAGCCCGTGAAGGTGCCATTCCAAAGCGTCGTGAGGCATCTCGTTCAAATGTAGTTCATCCCCAAGAAGAAACAAGTTTGGTTTTCAACAGGCCAGCACTTCTGAAACAAACGTGCTCAGTGAGTTCTGAAGTGCAGCTCAATCGTGGCTCTCTTCAGCCAGTACCTGGTCATCCCCAAGCTGCCGTAAGTGACTTAAGTCatttggaggaagaagaggaggaggaggaggaggaggaggttgaCCTAGAGTATGAGAGCTATGAGTCTGGAGGTTCTGACATGAGTTTTGATTGTGCGTCCTCTTGCCAGTCACCAAGTCCGCTGTCTGAACTGAGCCCTATAGAAATAAACGAATCAGAAGAAGCACAGGCTGATGTCCAGCCTAGCGATGAAACATCTACTGTTTCCGGAGCAACTTCCGATAATGGCAGCAGTTCCCGTCAGGGGCATACCAACCGTTCTCAAGTGATTACACAGAACACACAGCTCATTCGTTTGGTTGATGAAAGCTATGAGTCTAGTGGCTCTGAAGTGAATTTCGATGGCGAGGACTCTCTTCCGTCCACCAGTCACGGTCTCCCACTACTGGCGGCAGCAAACCTTCCTACACAGATGGCTGTCCGCTTGGTTGACAGCTATGGAAGCGGCAGCTCTGAGCGATGGGAGGATTCTGGGTCCTCAGCTGATGAGATTCCAGCAGCAGTGGGACAACAACCTCTGAATGCCACCCATGCACACCTGGTTGATGAGAACTACGGGTCAAGTAGCTTCAGCTCTGATAGTGATGCAGCTCCCCAAATGCCTGCTCAAGAAAGAAGCCCGAGAGACAGAGATGCCCAACAGCAAGATGAACGCCAACCCAGCAGTGCTGGTGCACGTCCTGAGCGTGATGAGCCccagagagaagcagaagaacTCAGTGTTCCCAGCCAGAGTGCCAGCCATGGGGATATGAACTGTGAGTCTCATGGTCCTGAAATGGGTTTTCATGCTGATGCTCAATTAGAGGCTGACCAATCTCCAGTAAATCCTGAGGAAATAGATGTTGACTTAGAGGACCAGAGTGTTCACTCTGGCATTTCTAATCTAAGTTTTGATTCCCATGCTTCTTATCAGTCAGCTAATGATGAACCTCAAGGGGCTTGGGATGAAGTAAATCTTGATGAGTTAAATGCTGACATGGACGCTAAGAGCTATGCCTACTCCAGTTCTGAGTTGACGTTTGATTCCGACTCCCCTCTTCTGTCAGCTGCTGAGCAGTCTCTGCTGGATGTTGAAGGACTGAACGAAGACGACTTTGACCCGGACGGAGAGAGCTGTGTGTCAAGTAGCTCTGACATAACCTTTGACTCCGACATTCCTGATGACTCAGTAGCTGACCAGCTTCGAGTAGCTGTTTATGAGGAGGAACCTGTTGATCTGGAAAATAAGAGTTACGAATCTTGTGTTTCTGAAATAACATATGATTCTGATATTCCTCTTCATTCAGGAAATGATCACCCTGAAGTAATCATTCAGGAAGAGGAAAGCGCTCCCTTAGAAGGGAAGGACGACAACCCCAGTGGTTCTGAAATAGGTTTGGATTCTAATACTAAAAAGATAAATTCCCCTAACGAAGAGCAGGTACACatacaacaaaaggaaaatgaaccTACTGATTCTGAACTAAGTTTGAATTGCGATACTCTTAACTCAAAGCCTGGACGTTCTGAAGATCCCATGACAGTTCGTGTTTCTGAAACAGGACTTGATTCTTGTACCCCCTTTCAGTCAGTCATTCGCAAAGGTGAAGTAACTGTCAAAAATGTATGCCCTCAGCAAGAGACGCATGCTCACTTGCCAAGTCAAAGTGCAGAATCTCATTCTGAAATCAGCTCCGCTTCTTCTGCTTCTCATCCAGTGGCAGAACCTTATGTAGGGAAGAAAGCCAAGAGAAAGACGAAGCATCTGGAGGAAGTCAGGAGTGACGACGAGTATGGCGACTCTCCGCCAGCTGCTTGGAAAGGGGACCATGTTGACTCAAAAGATGAAAGTACTGAGCCTAGAGGAACTGGAGGAAATCTCAGTGCTACTGGTTGTCTTGATTCAGCCATCAGCCAACCTCAGCTAGCTGTGAACGAAAACCATGTTGAACCAGAAGACAAAAACAGCAGACCCGGTGATTCTGAAGCAGATGCTGATTCTGCCGGCCACTTTCACTCACTGCCTCAAGAGGATGACGTGATCACAAAGATGAGCGAGTGGAAAGAAGAGGCAAAGGTTCTCGAAAAGAAGATCAGTGAACTTATTTATTCAAAACTAATACATGATTCGActgcctcttttccttctgcaATGGATCAACTTGAACTAGCtcttaaacaaataaatcttgacAGTAATGATCAAATGTCCATGGAAAACAGCAGCCAGGATGCCAGTTCTGCAGCAAACTTGGATTCTGACGTCTCCGTCCAGTCAGTAGCTGCACCACCTGAGACAGCTGTTTTGGAGCCTGAACACGCTGAACTTGAAGGTAGGAATCACGGGTCTCGTGATTCTGAAGTAAGCTGCGATCCTAACGACTCTGTCCAGCCAGAGGCCGATCAGCACAGTGACAGCCATGAAAACAGAGGTCAGATGGAGAAAGATGACCTGGAAGGTGAGGAGGATGAAGTGCAGGGTTTTGGAGTCACAAGTGCTTCCAGTATCCCTCAGTCATTGGCTGGCCAAACTGAAGTTGAAGTAGTTCAGGAGATCAGCTGCTGGGAAGATTGCGGTGATTTGGAAGATAACACTGTTGAATCTAGTGACTCAAAAATGAACTTCCATTCTGATGAACCGCTTCAGTCTGTGCGTAATACAGTTCAAGAGTCTGCTCAAGAAATAAACTTACTGAGGGGACATGTTAGTCCACATGATAGTGACTGTGAGCCCTGCATCTCTGCAATAGTGCCCATTTCAAACGTCATTTTTTGCTCAGTAATTCAGAAGCCACGACATTTGCCTGAAACGAGCATTGATCCCTGTGATGGTCCTGATTCCAGTGATCTTTGCCAGTCAGTAGCAGGCTGTCTTCAAAAACCTGTCCAGGAAATGAACCTGAAGGAAGACCGTATTTACCTGGAAGATAAGAGCTACAAGCTCGTTGATTTAGAACCAACTTACTATCCTGATGATCCTGTTCAGTGTGTGACAGCTCCATCTGTGGACAGTGTGTCTATCAGAGAAGTAGACGTGCAAAAAGAGAATCAGAATGATGTAGAAAATGAGGCCTTTCAGCCATGTTGTTCTGAAGTAGCGTGCTGTTCCAGTTCTCATCTGCAGTCCGACGTTGGCCCACCTCCAGTGTTTTGCAGAGAAGCAGACCCCGAGAGGAATGAGCTTGGCACAGCGGGGCCCAGCGAGCCTGAAGTGCTGTACGACTCTGACGTGTCTTTTCAGATAGTAGTTAACCAGCCTCAAACGTCCGACGGAGAAGCAGAATCCCCACAGGTGGTGCTGTTGAATGTTGTACCCAGTGACAGTGATTGTGACCGGGAAGTCATTTCTGATTCAAATATTTCTCTTCAGCTAGAAACCAATGATACAAATACAGATTCTGCTGGGCCGGCAACAATGGGAAGGTCCTACTGTAGATTCTGTCGTTGTGATTATGAAGCCTCTCAGTCAGTGACAAATCAATCCAAGGAAAGTTTCAGAATAATAAATCGGAACAACGACTATATTATTCTGGGAGATCCCACTTGTCCGTCCTGTGGTCATGAGCTCTGTTTCACTGCTGATTCCTCTGATCAGCCCTCTACCAGCCAGTGCCTCGTGTCTGACCGTGCCCGTGCTGCCCCAGAGGAGCAGAGCCCCCAGCCTCACTGCTCTAGCAGAAGGTTCAGTCCGGAAGATACGACTCGGCCAGTGACTTGCCAGCCGCAGGCACCAGCCGCAGGCACCAGTTTTTGGGAAGTTCCAAGAAATGTTGCCATTCAAGACAGGAGCTGGGCACCAAATAGTTTTGCAGCTCGGCATGCTGCCCGTGCTGTGTCGGTGATCCGCCCGACCTCTGTGAAGCACATCCCTTTGAAGATTCCAGATGCAGATCCAGAACCCGAGCGTCGTCGGGCTGATGGACCTGAACTGGACCCTGACCAACCTCAGCCTGCTAAGAAAAGCCGCGACCTTAAGAAGGTAACTTTTGACATGAGAGTAACCAAGTACGAATATCTACCATATCCTTGGTACCCGGAAGAGTATGCACAAGCGTATGCAGAAGAGTATGCACGAGAGTATGCACAAGTGTATGCAGAAGGGTATGCACGAGAGTATGCACAAGTGTATGCACAAGGGTATGCACAAGGGTATGCACAAGAGTATGCTGAGGGGTATGCACAAAGGTATGCACAAGCGTATGCACAAGAGTATGCACAAAGGTATGCACAAGCGTATGCACAAGAGTATGCACAAGCGTATGCACAAGCGTATGCACGAGAGTATGCACGAGAGTATGCACAGGGGTATGCAGGAGGGAATGCACAGGAGTATGCACAGGAACATGCAGAAGGGAATGCACAGGGGAATGCAGAAGGGAATGCACAGGAGAATGCAGAAGGGAATGCACAGGGGAATGCAGAAGGGAATGCACAGGAGAATGCAGAAGGGAATGCACAGGGGAATGCAGAAGGGAATGCACAGGAGTATGCACAGGAACATGCACAAGGGAATGCACAGGAGTATGCACAGGAACATGCACAAGGGAATGCACAGGAGTATGCACAGGGACATGCACAGGAACATGCACAAGGGAATGCACAAGAGTATGCACAAGGGAATGCAGAGGAGAATGCACAAGAGTATGCACAGGAGCATGCAGAGGAGCATGCAGAAGAGCACGCAGAAGGGGATCCTAATGAACTGGTTCATGAAGCCTCACCTCAAGTCCCTCcgccatttgttgaagaaactCAGTCTCAGGTGAGCGGAGATgaggcagaaacacacacacaggactttCACGGTCATCTCTACGGTTACTACCACGGTTGCCCTGAGACTGAGAGGGGCTCCCCATCGGTTCACGCCGCCGCCGCATCGGTTCACGCCGCCGCCGCATCGGTTCACGACGCCGCCGCATCGGTTCACGACGCCGCATCGGTTCACGCCGCCGCATCGGTGTACAGTGAAGGTGACGCTGGAGACGCCGAGGACAAACCGTCCTGTGCCCCCGCGGAGGGCCGCTGTGTGGTTTCTCAGGACCAGGTGGAAGGAGTCAGGCCTGGAACCCAAGCAAgtcctgggaagaaaagaaagatggccGGACAAGAGGGAGAGCTGCCGAGAAAGAAGCATTTCTACCATGACagccagaaaaaggaaaaagccccGAGTGGGAGCAGCGAGTCGCCTGCAGCCCCGACGGCGCCCGTGCAGCCCGATTCCTTGGtctccattttctcctctctgtgtATGACGGAAGGTCAGTCTTTGAGCCAACCTAAGGCGAAGCCTGGCAGCAATGGGGCCTCGCAAGCCGCTCCCAGCCGACCACCTACGACAGCCGTGATTAATGCTCCGCAGAACCCGACGGGACCGGCCGGTGACACAGCTGAGAAAGCTGGCGGGGACCCCGGTCAGAGCGGCGCCAGCGCCAGCGCCAGCGCCAGCAGGCCGAGCGTGCCTTCGTCATCCATCATGGCAGCGCCCAAGAAAAGAACCATTCAAAGGTTCCTCGAGGATCAGTCTGCATCTGCAGAAAAGCCGGCTGTGGGCGCTGCTGAAACTCCCAAGACTGATTCCCAGCAGACTCGTTTGAATCGTGACAGTGCCAAAATGTTTCTCAAGTCAATCAAAAAGGAGCTTTTGGAgagtaaaaatcaaaagaaattttGGAAAAAGAAGATGGCAGCTACACATCTCAAAATGTGTTTACTCAAAAATGCTTACAAAACACTGATTCTCCGGAAAAAATCAAAACTAGCTTCAGAAAAACTGGCTATGTGGATTCAGCTGAAAGCGACCGATATCCGTAGGAAGTACGGTAACAGAGGCCCTGGTGTGCGCCGGAAGCATCAGTCAAAGACTGTTCTTATTCGAAAGCagctgaggaagaagaagatggtCGCCAGGAAGATAAAGGAGGCCAAGAAAGCAGCCGAAGAAGCGCGCTCCCGGCTGAGCCTCTCCATCAGCCCGGCCGTGGCTGAAGAGCCCCAGTCAAGCGCAGCTGCAGGGCCCGCCGAGCTGCCTGCCAGTCTTCCTGAGGCTGCAGGAAGAAAGCGCTACCGGAAAAAGTACTACCGCAGAAAGAAGCTCCTTCCTGTGAGAGAGTATGACCTGAGAAGCTCAAGTTCCGCCTCCAGCTCCGACAGGATGGTGACGCGGCTTGCAAGCAAGTCGAGAAGCAGTGAGGCCAAGTGA